A part of Streptomyces sp. DSM 40750 genomic DNA contains:
- a CDS encoding CGNR zinc finger domain-containing protein: MGQRPTPPTDQRPTPPLPPDAALLHAFVNTLDLRSFVRHGTTHQGGDQLSSPQALADWLRTRELVDPGTPADRRDLDRAHRLRADLRACLAPAPATVSSADDAPSAGEPPAVRLDIRLSTAPGRPPALLPGTDGADGALTVIALAAVRAAQDGSLARLKVCQAPDCRWVFYDHSRPGLARWCAPELCGNRMKTRAYRQRRH; encoded by the coding sequence ATGGGCCAGCGCCCCACGCCACCGACGGACCAGCGCCCCACCCCACCCTTGCCCCCCGACGCCGCCCTGCTGCATGCCTTCGTCAACACGCTGGACCTGCGGTCCTTCGTCCGCCACGGCACCACGCACCAGGGCGGCGACCAGCTGTCGTCGCCCCAGGCGCTGGCGGACTGGCTCCGCACACGGGAGTTGGTGGACCCGGGCACGCCTGCGGACCGGCGCGATCTCGACCGCGCCCACCGGTTGCGCGCGGACCTGCGGGCCTGCCTCGCACCCGCCCCGGCCACCGTCTCCTCGGCCGACGACGCCCCGTCGGCGGGGGAACCGCCCGCCGTCCGGCTGGACATCCGGTTGAGCACGGCTCCGGGACGACCGCCGGCACTGCTGCCGGGCACGGACGGCGCGGACGGCGCCCTCACCGTGATCGCGCTGGCCGCCGTCCGCGCCGCCCAGGACGGCTCCCTCGCCCGCCTGAAGGTCTGCCAGGCGCCCGACTGCCGCTGGGTGTTCTACGACCACTCCCGGCCGGGCCTGGCCCGCTGGTGCGCCCCGGAACTCTGCGGGAACCGCATGAAGACCCGGGCCTACCGACAGCGCCGGCACTGA
- the uraD gene encoding 2-oxo-4-hydroxy-4-carboxy-5-ureidoimidazoline decarboxylase — MTSSSSTPGLARFNAMEEHAAAAALHEACASAEWGRRLLTGRPYATVEDLFAAGDAAMAELTAEDLAEAMAGHPPIGRPKPGDPTSAREQRGMAGATDELKAEMLELNLAYQEKFGHVFLICATGRTGEQMRDAVKERIGNAPEREREIVRTELGKINRIRLARLVEEEARS; from the coding sequence GTGACTTCGAGTTCTTCGACTCCGGGCCTCGCCCGGTTCAACGCCATGGAGGAGCACGCGGCCGCCGCGGCGCTCCACGAGGCGTGCGCCTCGGCGGAATGGGGGCGCAGGCTGCTGACCGGCCGCCCGTATGCCACCGTCGAAGACCTCTTCGCCGCCGGCGACGCCGCCATGGCCGAGCTGACCGCCGAGGATCTGGCGGAGGCGATGGCCGGACATCCGCCGATCGGCCGCCCGAAGCCGGGTGATCCGACCTCGGCCCGTGAGCAGCGCGGCATGGCCGGCGCCACCGACGAGCTCAAGGCGGAGATGCTCGAACTGAACCTGGCCTACCAGGAGAAGTTCGGGCATGTCTTCCTGATCTGCGCCACCGGCCGCACCGGCGAGCAGATGCGCGACGCGGTCAAGGAGCGGATCGGCAACGCGCCGGAGCGGGAACGCGAGATCGTCCGCACCGAACTGGGCAAGATCAACCGCATTCGCCTGGCCCGGCTCGTCGAAGAGGAAGCCCGATCATGA
- the uraH gene encoding hydroxyisourate hydrolase, with translation MSTSTTASVSTHILDTSVGRPAEGVAVHLAARSGRDADWRTLGGSATDADGRCKDLPALPEGTTQVRLDFEVEPYLEKSAKKQADAQQDAPANRDSGTVGAFFPEVAITFAVNPGEHYHVPLLLNPFGYSVYRGS, from the coding sequence ATGAGCACCAGCACGACCGCCTCGGTGTCCACACACATCCTGGACACCTCCGTCGGCCGCCCCGCCGAGGGCGTCGCCGTCCACCTCGCCGCCCGCTCGGGGCGGGACGCGGACTGGCGGACACTCGGCGGCTCGGCGACCGACGCCGACGGCCGGTGCAAGGACCTGCCGGCGCTGCCGGAGGGCACCACCCAGGTACGGCTCGACTTCGAGGTCGAGCCGTACCTCGAGAAATCTGCGAAGAAGCAAGCCGATGCGCAGCAGGACGCCCCCGCGAATCGGGACAGCGGCACCGTAGGAGCGTTCTTCCCGGAGGTGGCGATCACCTTCGCCGTGAACCCCGGCGAGCACTACCACGTACCGCTGCTGCTCAACCCGTTCGGCTACTCCGTATACCGAGGGAGCTAG
- the pucL gene encoding factor-independent urate hydroxylase: MTDKSRPGRPVLGQNQYGKAENRVVKITREGATHHIKDLNVSVSLSGDMDEVHLSGSNANVLPTDTTKNTVYAFAKEHGIESAEQFGIHLARHFVTSQPAIHRARIRVEEYSWERIEHGGEGAHSFVRKGQETRLAQITYDGSSWEVVSGLKDLTVMNSTNSEFWGYAKDKYTTLPEAYDRILATEVSARWRFDWTDDAQQMPDWEASYEQVKKHMLQAFAETYSLSLQQTLYQMGARIIDNRDEIDEIRFSLPNKHHFLVDLAPFGLKNDTADGAVYFAADRPYGLIEATVLRDGCEARIPADLTNL; this comes from the coding sequence ATGACCGACAAATCCCGTCCCGGCCGCCCGGTGTTGGGACAGAACCAGTACGGCAAGGCCGAGAACCGAGTCGTCAAGATCACGCGGGAAGGCGCCACCCACCACATCAAGGACCTGAACGTGTCGGTGTCGCTGAGTGGCGACATGGACGAGGTCCACCTCTCCGGCTCGAACGCGAACGTCCTGCCGACGGACACCACCAAGAACACGGTGTACGCCTTCGCCAAGGAGCACGGCATCGAGTCCGCCGAGCAGTTCGGCATCCACCTCGCCCGGCACTTCGTGACCTCCCAGCCGGCCATCCACCGGGCCCGCATCCGCGTCGAGGAGTACTCCTGGGAGCGCATCGAGCACGGCGGTGAGGGCGCGCACTCCTTCGTCCGCAAGGGCCAGGAGACCCGGCTGGCCCAGATCACGTACGACGGCTCGTCGTGGGAGGTCGTCTCCGGCCTCAAGGACCTGACGGTCATGAACTCGACCAACTCCGAGTTCTGGGGCTACGCCAAGGACAAGTACACGACCCTCCCCGAGGCGTACGACCGCATCCTCGCCACCGAGGTCTCCGCCCGCTGGCGCTTCGACTGGACCGACGACGCACAGCAGATGCCCGACTGGGAGGCGTCGTACGAGCAGGTGAAGAAGCACATGCTCCAGGCCTTCGCGGAGACGTACTCGCTCTCGCTCCAGCAGACCCTGTACCAGATGGGCGCGCGGATCATCGACAACCGCGACGAGATCGACGAGATCCGCTTCTCCCTCCCGAACAAGCACCACTTCTTGGTGGACCTGGCCCCGTTCGGCCTCAAGAACGACACCGCCGACGGAGCCGTGTACTTCGCCGCCGACCGCCCCTACGGCCTGATCGAGGCCACCGTCCTGCGGGACGGGTGCGAAGCGCGGATCCCGGCGGACCTCACCAACCTCTGA
- a CDS encoding 8-oxoguanine deaminase, translating into MAATQRIVIENAAIATVDAKDTEYTSGHVVVADNVIESVGAGKAPEGLADVVRRIDATGHLVTPGLVNTHHHFYQWITRGLATDHNLFDWLVALYPTWARIDERMTYAAAQGSLGMLARGGVTTAMDHHYVFPKGSGDLSGSIIRAASEMGVRFTLARGSMDRSEKDGGLPPDFAVETLQGALAATEETVAQHHDASFGAMTQIAVAPCSPFSVSTELLREGAELARRLGVRLHTHGSETVEEEKFCHELFGMGPTDYFESTGWLGEDVWMAHCVHMNDSDIDAFARTKTGVAHCPSSNARLGAGIARVPDMLAAGVPVGLGVDGTASNESGELHTELRNALLINRLGAHREAALNARQALRLGTFGGAQVLGRAREIGSLEEGKLADLVLWKLDTLAHASIADPVTALVFGAAAPVTASFVNGRQVVEDGRLLHVDEDAIARSTRDEAQRLARIAAGG; encoded by the coding sequence ATGGCAGCAACCCAGCGCATCGTCATCGAGAACGCGGCGATCGCGACCGTGGACGCGAAGGACACCGAGTACACGTCGGGCCATGTGGTCGTCGCGGACAACGTGATCGAGTCCGTCGGCGCGGGCAAGGCCCCCGAGGGGCTGGCCGACGTCGTACGCCGGATCGACGCGACCGGGCACCTGGTGACCCCCGGTCTGGTCAACACCCACCACCACTTCTACCAGTGGATCACCCGGGGCCTCGCCACCGACCACAACCTCTTCGACTGGCTCGTCGCGCTCTACCCGACCTGGGCGCGCATCGACGAGCGCATGACGTACGCGGCCGCGCAGGGCTCGCTCGGCATGCTGGCCCGTGGCGGTGTGACGACCGCGATGGACCACCACTACGTCTTCCCGAAGGGCTCCGGCGATCTGTCGGGCTCGATCATCCGGGCGGCGAGCGAGATGGGCGTCCGCTTCACACTCGCCCGCGGCTCCATGGACCGCAGCGAGAAGGACGGCGGCCTGCCCCCGGACTTCGCCGTCGAGACCCTTCAGGGCGCGCTCGCCGCCACCGAGGAGACGGTCGCGCAGCATCACGACGCCTCCTTCGGCGCGATGACCCAGATCGCCGTCGCCCCCTGCTCGCCCTTCTCGGTCTCCACCGAACTGCTCCGTGAAGGCGCTGAGCTGGCCCGTCGTCTCGGCGTGCGGCTGCACACCCACGGCTCGGAGACGGTCGAGGAGGAGAAGTTCTGCCACGAGCTGTTCGGCATGGGCCCGACCGACTACTTCGAGTCGACGGGCTGGCTCGGCGAGGACGTGTGGATGGCCCACTGCGTCCATATGAACGACTCCGACATCGACGCCTTCGCCCGTACGAAGACGGGTGTCGCGCACTGTCCGTCCTCCAACGCCCGGCTGGGGGCGGGTATCGCCCGCGTCCCGGACATGCTCGCGGCCGGCGTCCCGGTCGGCCTCGGCGTCGACGGCACCGCGTCCAACGAGTCCGGCGAACTGCACACGGAGCTGCGCAACGCGCTCCTCATCAACCGCCTCGGCGCCCACCGCGAAGCGGCTCTCAACGCCCGCCAGGCACTGCGCCTCGGCACCTTCGGCGGCGCCCAAGTCCTGGGCCGGGCACGTGAGATCGGCTCCCTGGAGGAGGGCAAGCTCGCCGACCTCGTCCTCTGGAAGCTCGACACCCTCGCCCACGCGTCGATCGCCGACCCGGTGACCGCCCTGGTCTTCGGCGCGGCGGCCCCGGTGACGGCGTCGTTCGTGAACGGCCGTCAGGTCGTGGAGGACGGACGCCTGCTGCACGTGGACGAGGACGCCATCGCCCGCTCCACGCGGGACGAGGCCCAGCGATTGGCACGGATCGCCGCCGGGGGCTGA
- a CDS encoding alpha-N-acetylglucosaminidase: protein MPFARRALLTALAAGSAAACTSAGAIPSDDAPRADKALRTAAAAARRLLPRHWRQITFTDGAERDTFRVSGRVGRITVTGDTPATQLTGLNWYLRHIAYAEINWAGEQTDLLPRELPGLDGTVGRRANVPHRFALNDTNDGYTGAYLDWTYWERELDVLALHGYNEVLVYAGADALYHRVFQEFGYGDEELRKWIPGPAHQPWWLLQNLSSFPEFPSPVSRQLLDARAALGRRIADRVRELGMTPVFPGYFGTVPAGFAERVPGARTVPQGDWMGFTRPDWLDPRTDAFARVAAAFYRVQDEMFGGASTLYKMDLLHEGGDPGDVPVAGAAKGVERALRRAHPGATWVILGWQHNPPRAIVDAVDKKHMLVVDGLSDRFPTVTDREADWGDTPYAFGSIWNFGGHTALGANTPDWAELYEKWRTKDGSKLHGIALMPEAADNNPAAFALFSELAWRAGELDLKTWFAEWAHARYGARDAHAEAAWDILRRTAYGTTRADSWSEGADGLFGARPALNSVRAGRWSPKQLRYDAIDFEPALGELLRVRPELRASSAYRRDLLDVARQALSNRSRILLPRIKEAYDAGDGPRFDELSGVWLSLMSLLDELVATDSRHLLGRWVADARSWSAGAAEREQLTYDNLSLLTVWGTRKGADAGLRDYANREWAGLVGGLYRLRWSTYFEELRAALKEGRAPKKIDWFALEDRWTRDPGPLATEPTGDTYTIATRVRDRLTALS from the coding sequence ATGCCGTTCGCCCGCCGTGCCCTCCTCACCGCCCTCGCCGCCGGTTCGGCGGCGGCCTGTACCTCGGCCGGCGCGATCCCCTCGGACGACGCGCCCCGCGCCGACAAGGCGCTGCGGACAGCCGCGGCTGCGGCCCGGCGTCTGCTGCCGCGGCACTGGCGGCAGATCACGTTCACGGACGGAGCGGAGCGGGACACCTTCCGCGTCTCGGGCCGGGTCGGCCGCATCACCGTCACCGGTGACACCCCCGCCACTCAACTCACCGGGTTGAACTGGTACTTGAGGCACATCGCGTACGCCGAGATCAACTGGGCGGGCGAGCAGACCGACCTCCTGCCGCGCGAGCTGCCGGGCCTCGACGGCACGGTCGGCCGCCGGGCGAACGTCCCCCACCGCTTCGCGCTGAACGACACGAACGACGGCTACACGGGCGCGTACCTCGACTGGACGTACTGGGAGCGCGAGCTCGACGTGCTGGCGCTGCACGGCTACAACGAGGTCCTGGTCTACGCGGGCGCGGACGCGCTGTACCACCGGGTGTTCCAGGAGTTCGGGTACGGGGACGAGGAGCTGCGGAAGTGGATCCCGGGCCCGGCCCACCAGCCCTGGTGGCTCCTGCAGAACCTGTCGTCGTTCCCGGAGTTCCCCTCCCCCGTCTCCCGGCAGCTCCTGGACGCCCGGGCCGCCCTCGGCCGCCGGATCGCGGACCGGGTGCGTGAGCTGGGCATGACGCCGGTGTTCCCCGGCTACTTCGGGACGGTCCCGGCCGGTTTCGCGGAGCGCGTTCCGGGGGCGCGGACCGTGCCGCAGGGCGACTGGATGGGATTCACGCGCCCCGACTGGCTGGACCCGCGCACGGACGCGTTCGCGCGGGTGGCCGCGGCCTTCTACCGCGTGCAGGACGAGATGTTCGGCGGCGCGTCGACCCTGTACAAGATGGATCTCCTGCACGAGGGCGGCGACCCGGGCGACGTGCCCGTCGCCGGCGCGGCGAAGGGCGTCGAACGGGCGCTCCGGCGCGCCCACCCGGGGGCCACCTGGGTGATCCTCGGCTGGCAGCACAACCCGCCGCGCGCGATCGTCGACGCCGTCGACAAGAAGCACATGCTCGTCGTCGACGGCCTCTCCGACCGCTTCCCCACGGTCACGGACCGCGAGGCCGACTGGGGCGACACGCCGTACGCCTTCGGCTCGATCTGGAACTTCGGCGGCCACACGGCGCTCGGCGCGAACACGCCCGACTGGGCCGAGCTGTACGAGAAGTGGCGCACGAAGGACGGCAGCAAGCTGCACGGGATCGCCCTGATGCCCGAGGCGGCGGACAACAACCCGGCCGCCTTCGCCCTGTTCTCCGAACTCGCCTGGCGGGCAGGCGAGTTGGACCTCAAGACATGGTTCGCCGAGTGGGCGCACGCCCGGTACGGGGCCCGTGACGCGCACGCCGAGGCCGCCTGGGACATCCTGCGGCGCACCGCGTACGGCACGACCCGCGCCGACTCGTGGAGCGAGGGCGCCGACGGCCTGTTCGGCGCCCGGCCGGCACTGAACTCCGTACGGGCGGGCCGCTGGTCGCCGAAACAACTCCGCTATGACGCCATCGACTTCGAGCCTGCGCTGGGCGAACTGCTGCGAGTGCGGCCCGAGTTGCGCGCATCGTCGGCGTACCGTCGCGACCTGCTCGACGTGGCCCGCCAGGCCCTCTCCAACCGCAGCCGGATCCTGCTGCCACGGATCAAGGAGGCGTACGACGCCGGCGACGGGCCCCGTTTCGACGAGTTGAGCGGTGTCTGGCTCTCGCTCATGAGTCTGCTGGACGAGCTGGTGGCCACCGACTCCCGGCATCTGCTGGGCCGTTGGGTCGCGGATGCCCGTTCCTGGAGTGCGGGTGCCGCCGAGCGGGAGCAGCTGACGTACGACAATCTGTCGCTGCTGACCGTGTGGGGAACGCGGAAGGGCGCGGACGCGGGGCTGCGGGACTACGCCAACCGGGAATGGGCGGGGCTGGTCGGCGGGCTGTACCGGCTGCGCTGGTCGACGTACTTCGAGGAGCTGCGGGCCGCGCTGAAGGAGGGCCGGGCACCGAAGAAGATCGACTGGTTCGCCCTGGAGGACCGCTGGACGCGTGATCCTGGGCCGCTCGCGACCGAGCCGACCGGGGACACGTACACGATCGCCACGCGGGTCCGGGACCGGCTCACAGCGCTCTCCTGA
- a CDS encoding peroxidase family protein, which translates to MVHRHHRETYYVVDEGRILEFEKGEAIARVPSATEQQMAFRFSRFGEKGVQLDETLRGKLAEAMTTGTGGADPDSGEPGTAIPAGFTYLGQFVDHDLTLDRTQVGLGEPVPVEDLAQGRSPALDLDSLYGMGPKHTGSARFYEPDGRLKTGTTLGVGFPPEFPPANIDQEGFDLPRAGEAAGGTQADKRAPLIPDARNDENLAVGQLHLAFIRFHNRVVDHLAERGVPEHRLFHAARDMVVKHYQWVLRTDFLPRIVDPDIVERVFTRGRKHFERPGYTRPGDLPTMPIEFSVAAYRLGHSMVRGAYQWNSVFRAGGPGPIASLGLLFRFSGTAGNLTPGPDDLSDLDDPNSGENLRLPSNWIVDFRRLFDFGEIGRDDLVVPEGEFNVAKRLDTLLVDPLATLPTGTFDGRGRPAPPPIHRNLAFRNLTRAAMVELATGPQLAAQMGFKPLTEDQILRGDGGAVLEGLSDTERAQLVEHTPLWFYVLREAEVNEAHPGRLTGVGGTLVAEVFHRAMEGSRTSIVKLPHWRPSLPSHRKGRFTMTDLLLFAFENDPALLNPLG; encoded by the coding sequence ATGGTGCATCGACACCATCGCGAGACCTACTACGTCGTCGACGAGGGCCGGATCCTGGAGTTCGAGAAGGGGGAGGCGATCGCGCGCGTACCGAGCGCGACCGAGCAGCAAATGGCCTTCCGCTTCTCCCGGTTCGGCGAGAAGGGAGTCCAGCTCGACGAGACACTGCGCGGCAAGCTGGCCGAGGCCATGACCACGGGCACGGGCGGCGCCGACCCCGACTCCGGGGAACCCGGGACGGCGATCCCGGCGGGGTTCACGTACCTCGGACAGTTCGTCGACCACGACCTGACACTGGACCGCACCCAGGTGGGGCTGGGCGAACCGGTCCCGGTCGAGGACCTGGCGCAGGGGCGCAGCCCCGCCCTCGACCTGGACTCGCTCTACGGCATGGGCCCGAAGCACACCGGCAGCGCCCGCTTCTACGAGCCCGACGGCCGCCTCAAGACGGGCACGACACTCGGCGTGGGCTTCCCGCCCGAGTTCCCGCCCGCCAACATCGACCAGGAGGGCTTCGACCTGCCGAGGGCCGGTGAGGCGGCCGGCGGCACCCAGGCGGACAAGCGCGCCCCGCTCATCCCGGACGCGCGCAACGACGAGAACCTGGCCGTCGGCCAGCTCCACCTGGCGTTCATCCGCTTCCACAACCGCGTAGTCGACCACCTCGCCGAGCGCGGAGTGCCCGAGCACCGGCTGTTCCACGCGGCCCGCGACATGGTCGTGAAGCACTACCAGTGGGTGCTGCGCACCGACTTCCTGCCGCGCATCGTCGACCCGGACATCGTCGAGCGGGTCTTCACCCGAGGACGCAAGCACTTCGAGCGGCCCGGGTACACCCGTCCCGGTGACCTGCCGACGATGCCCATCGAGTTCTCCGTCGCCGCCTATCGGCTCGGACACAGCATGGTGCGCGGGGCCTACCAGTGGAACAGCGTGTTCCGCGCGGGCGGACCGGGCCCGATCGCCTCGCTCGGCCTGCTGTTCCGGTTCAGCGGCACGGCGGGCAACCTCACGCCGGGCCCGGACGACCTGAGCGACCTCGACGACCCGAACTCCGGGGAGAACCTGCGGCTGCCGAGCAACTGGATCGTCGACTTCCGCCGGCTGTTCGACTTCGGCGAGATCGGCCGGGACGACCTGGTCGTGCCCGAGGGCGAGTTCAATGTGGCCAAGCGTCTCGACACACTGCTCGTCGACCCGCTGGCCACACTGCCCACCGGTACCTTCGACGGTCGTGGCCGCCCGGCCCCGCCGCCGATCCACCGCAACCTCGCGTTCCGCAACCTCACGAGGGCCGCGATGGTCGAGCTGGCCACCGGGCCGCAGTTGGCCGCCCAGATGGGCTTCAAGCCGCTGACGGAGGACCAGATCCTGCGGGGCGACGGCGGCGCCGTCCTGGAGGGGCTCTCCGACACCGAGCGCGCACAGCTCGTGGAGCACACCCCGCTGTGGTTCTACGTCCTGCGCGAGGCCGAGGTGAACGAAGCCCACCCCGGCCGCCTCACCGGCGTCGGCGGCACCCTCGTCGCCGAGGTCTTCCACCGCGCGATGGAGGGCAGCCGGACGTCGATCGTGAAGCTCCCGCACTGGCGCCCGAGCCTTCCGTCCCACCGGAAGGGCCGGTTCACGATGACGGACCTGCTGCTGTTCGCCTTCGAGAACGACCCGGCTCTGCTCAACCCGCTGGGCTGA
- a CDS encoding acyl-CoA thioesterase: MTEPFSVPVTVRGYETDVQGHLNQSVYLQYGEHARWSLLQAAGIRQADLMAKGVGPVALETTISYRRELLAGDEVEVTCAFVWGEGRTFRIEQTIRRTDGTVAAEITGVGGLMDLQIRKLVADPGEHFRALAADPTLFGL; the protein is encoded by the coding sequence ATGACCGAGCCGTTTTCCGTTCCGGTGACCGTGCGGGGATACGAGACCGATGTGCAGGGACACCTGAACCAGAGTGTGTACCTCCAGTACGGCGAGCACGCGCGGTGGTCGTTGCTGCAGGCGGCCGGGATACGTCAGGCCGATCTGATGGCGAAGGGCGTCGGTCCCGTGGCGTTGGAGACGACGATCAGTTATCGCCGGGAGCTGCTGGCGGGCGACGAGGTCGAGGTGACGTGTGCGTTCGTCTGGGGTGAGGGCAGGACGTTCCGTATCGAGCAGACCATACGCAGGACCGACGGCACCGTGGCGGCCGAGATCACCGGCGTCGGCGGGCTGATGGACCTGCAGATCCGCAAGCTGGTGGCCGACCCCGGGGAGCACTTCCGGGCGCTGGCGGCGGACCCCACGCTGTTCGGGCTCTGA
- a CDS encoding histidine phosphatase family protein: MGDLLLVRHGETEWSASGQHTSWTDIPLTANGRAQASGLAPLLDSHRIGAVFVSPMKRAQETAELAGLTGARVDGDLVEWDYGGYEGVTTGEIHRTRPDWFLFTDGVVPGPSEHPGENPEEVGERADRMLAKAHAALGNSEGCVVLVAHGHFLRVLTARYLGLPTSGGALFQLATGTVCRLGTEHGRPVVAGWNIRPAQ, encoded by the coding sequence ATGGGTGATCTTCTTCTCGTGCGGCACGGTGAGACCGAGTGGTCGGCTTCCGGGCAGCACACCAGCTGGACCGATATCCCGCTGACCGCCAACGGGCGGGCGCAGGCGAGCGGCCTCGCCCCGCTGCTCGACTCGCACCGCATCGGCGCCGTGTTCGTCAGCCCCATGAAGCGTGCCCAGGAGACCGCCGAACTGGCCGGGCTCACCGGCGCGCGCGTCGACGGGGACCTCGTCGAGTGGGACTACGGCGGGTACGAGGGGGTCACGACCGGCGAGATCCATCGCACCCGGCCGGACTGGTTCCTGTTCACGGACGGAGTCGTGCCGGGACCGTCGGAGCATCCCGGGGAGAACCCGGAGGAGGTCGGGGAGCGCGCCGACCGGATGCTGGCGAAGGCGCACGCGGCGCTGGGGAACAGCGAGGGGTGCGTGGTGCTCGTGGCCCACGGTCACTTCCTGCGCGTCCTCACCGCCCGCTACCTCGGGCTGCCCACTTCCGGTGGCGCGTTGTTCCAGCTGGCCACGGGCACGGTCTGCCGACTCGGTACGGAGCACGGGCGTCCGGTCGTCGCCGGGTGGAACATCAGGCCCGCCCAGTAG
- a CDS encoding HAD domain-containing protein: MTDRPLLLLDVDGPLNPFGARLWRPRGYVTRRVHPSNWSARQKPGSRRLRRGLRIRLNPAHGERLLALPYELAWATTWMHEANEMIGPVIGLPADLPVIEFGNLFATDPDGLYWKTRRVLEWAAGRPFVWVDDMITDLDVRHVAEHHDTAALLLRIDPRRGLREEEFAELERWARAL, translated from the coding sequence ATGACTGACCGACCGCTGCTCCTCCTCGACGTCGACGGCCCCCTCAACCCCTTCGGTGCCCGGTTGTGGCGACCGCGCGGCTATGTGACGCGCCGCGTGCACCCATCGAACTGGTCCGCACGGCAGAAACCGGGGTCCCGGCGGTTGCGCCGGGGTCTGCGGATCCGGCTCAACCCGGCGCACGGGGAGCGACTGCTCGCGCTGCCGTACGAGTTGGCGTGGGCCACGACGTGGATGCACGAGGCCAACGAGATGATCGGGCCGGTGATCGGGTTGCCGGCCGATCTGCCGGTCATCGAGTTCGGCAACCTCTTCGCCACGGATCCGGACGGGCTGTACTGGAAGACCCGGCGGGTTCTGGAGTGGGCGGCGGGGCGGCCGTTCGTCTGGGTCGACGACATGATCACCGACCTCGACGTACGGCATGTCGCCGAGCACCACGACACGGCGGCGCTGCTGCTGCGGATCGATCCGCGCAGGGGGCTGAGGGAGGAGGAGTTCGCCGAGTTGGAGCGGTGGGCCCGTGCTCTTTGA
- a CDS encoding pyridoxal phosphate-dependent aminotransferase — MEFRQSSKLSEVCYEIRGPVIEHANALEEAGHSVLRLNTGNPALFGFEAPEEIIQDMIRMLPQAHGYTDSRGILSARRAVAQRYQDRGLDVDVDDVFLGNGVSELVSMAVQALIEDGDEILIPAPDFPLWTAVTTLAGGKAVHYLCDEQADWYPDLDDMASKITDRTRAVVIINPNNPTGAVYPKEIIEGILDLARRHGLMVFADEIYDQILYDDAVHHSAAALAPDLVVLTFCGLSKTYRVAGFRSGWLVVTGPKQHARNYLEGLTMLASMRLCANAPAQYAIQAALGGRQSITDLTSPGGRLHDQRNVVWEKLNEIPGVSCVKPKGALYAFPRLDPKVHKIHDDEKFVLDLLLREKIQVVQGTGFNWPAPDHFRILTLPHADDLDAAISRIGRFLGGYRQ; from the coding sequence ATGGAGTTCCGGCAGTCGAGCAAGCTCAGCGAGGTCTGTTACGAGATCCGCGGCCCCGTGATCGAGCACGCCAACGCACTGGAGGAGGCGGGCCACAGCGTCCTGCGCCTCAACACCGGCAACCCCGCGCTCTTCGGCTTCGAGGCGCCGGAGGAGATCATCCAGGACATGATCCGGATGCTCCCGCAGGCCCACGGGTACACGGACTCACGCGGCATCCTCTCGGCCCGCCGGGCGGTCGCCCAGCGCTACCAGGACCGGGGCCTCGACGTCGACGTCGACGACGTCTTCCTCGGCAACGGCGTCTCCGAGCTGGTCTCCATGGCCGTACAGGCGCTGATCGAGGACGGCGACGAGATCCTGATCCCCGCCCCGGACTTCCCGCTCTGGACGGCCGTCACGACCCTCGCCGGCGGCAAGGCGGTCCACTACCTGTGCGACGAACAGGCCGACTGGTATCCGGACCTCGACGACATGGCGTCGAAGATCACCGACCGCACCAGGGCCGTCGTCATCATCAACCCGAACAACCCCACCGGCGCGGTCTACCCCAAGGAGATCATCGAGGGCATCCTCGACCTCGCCCGCCGGCACGGCCTGATGGTCTTCGCCGACGAGATCTACGACCAGATCCTGTACGACGACGCCGTCCACCACTCGGCCGCCGCGCTCGCCCCCGACCTGGTCGTCCTCACCTTCTGCGGCCTGTCGAAGACCTACCGCGTCGCGGGCTTCCGCTCCGGCTGGCTGGTCGTCACCGGCCCCAAGCAGCACGCCCGCAACTACCTGGAGGGCCTGACGATGCTGGCCTCCATGCGCCTGTGCGCCAACGCGCCCGCCCAGTACGCCATCCAGGCCGCGCTCGGCGGCCGCCAGTCCATCACCGACCTCACCAGCCCGGGCGGCCGCCTCCACGACCAGCGCAACGTGGTGTGGGAGAAGCTCAACGAGATCCCCGGCGTGTCCTGCGTGAAGCCCAAGGGCGCGCTCTACGCCTTCCCCCGCCTCGACCCCAAGGTCCACAAGATCCACGACGACGAGAAGTTCGTCCTGGACCTGCTGCTGCGGGAGAAGATCCAGGTCGTCCAGGGCACCGGCTTCAACTGGCCGGCCCCCGACCACTTCCGCATCCTCACCCTTCCCCACGCGGACGACCTGGACGCGGCGATCAGCAGGATCGGGCGGTTCCTGGGCGGGTATCGGCAGTAG